In a single window of the Hoyosella subflava DQS3-9A1 genome:
- a CDS encoding ABC transporter ATP-binding protein, giving the protein MSSTRAPSAGRSRDGQGVLRRVFRRNRGLFPLGTLLLCAYQVAETLIPITIGLIIDRVISPADEDALIQYGAFLIGLFIVIVVTWRFGARIVKRVAENEAHRLRVEVATRILDPRGVRLRSRVGALLTVSTQGAEDAAGVLSVVARGVAALAAAVVAIGALLYINLTLGLVVIVATPLILGGLQRVSPTITQRASAQNSAAGWASALATDLVSGLRPLRGIGGEDMAAHRYRTQSRIALRAAVRSARINGLYTSASYTANGVLAVVVAGYGGYLALAGDITPGELIAVVGLSQFLPGPLGALAATPRGIAIGRASSQRLDRILGAEFILTPGPLSLPKGRRDLEIASLSYKSLNGVSLKVEAGELIGVLSYDPNDADALVAVLSGRLPVDEYRGRVLVGGVPIAEVAPEHAQRALLVEPHRTDLFTGTIGSNVRAGRPDALDEQVEVALDASAARDVVTMHEEGLDHPVTDRGESLSGGQRQRVALARALVAAPSVLVLHDPTTAVDAVTEQTIAQGIAELRHRSGPRIQSTIIVTSSPALLSFCDHVVVLENGQVARVSTHEHLAATDESYRRVVLR; this is encoded by the coding sequence ATGTCATCAACGCGAGCGCCCAGCGCGGGCCGGTCGCGCGATGGTCAGGGCGTGCTGCGGCGCGTCTTTCGCCGCAACCGTGGGCTATTCCCGCTGGGCACGCTGCTGCTGTGCGCATATCAGGTAGCGGAAACGCTGATCCCGATCACGATCGGCCTCATCATTGACCGCGTCATCAGCCCGGCCGATGAGGACGCCCTTATTCAGTACGGCGCATTTCTGATCGGCTTGTTCATTGTGATCGTCGTCACATGGCGCTTTGGTGCGCGAATCGTCAAGCGAGTCGCTGAGAACGAGGCGCACCGACTACGGGTCGAGGTTGCCACTCGAATCCTTGATCCCAGGGGAGTCCGGCTGCGAAGTCGTGTGGGTGCGTTGCTGACGGTTTCGACCCAGGGGGCCGAGGACGCGGCCGGTGTTCTCAGCGTCGTCGCCCGGGGAGTCGCCGCGCTCGCCGCCGCGGTCGTGGCGATCGGGGCGCTGCTTTACATCAATCTGACACTTGGACTCGTGGTCATCGTGGCCACGCCTCTGATCCTAGGCGGGCTGCAACGTGTCTCGCCGACCATCACTCAGCGAGCGAGCGCCCAGAACTCCGCTGCAGGATGGGCCTCTGCGCTCGCGACCGACCTCGTCAGCGGCCTGCGCCCCCTGCGTGGGATCGGCGGCGAGGACATGGCGGCCCATCGTTACCGCACCCAAAGCCGGATCGCGTTGCGCGCGGCAGTCCGCTCGGCCCGGATCAACGGCCTCTACACGAGCGCGTCCTATACGGCGAACGGTGTGCTCGCTGTCGTTGTTGCGGGCTACGGAGGGTATCTCGCACTCGCCGGTGACATCACCCCCGGAGAGTTGATCGCGGTGGTCGGCCTCTCACAGTTCCTACCGGGACCGCTCGGTGCCCTAGCAGCCACGCCACGCGGAATCGCGATCGGAAGGGCATCGTCGCAGCGGCTAGACCGGATTCTCGGCGCGGAGTTCATTTTGACACCCGGCCCGCTATCCCTGCCAAAAGGAAGGCGAGATCTGGAGATCGCCAGCCTGTCCTACAAGTCCCTCAACGGCGTCTCCCTCAAGGTAGAGGCCGGTGAGCTGATCGGGGTGCTGAGTTATGACCCGAATGATGCAGACGCGCTTGTGGCGGTACTTTCCGGACGACTTCCCGTTGACGAGTACCGGGGCAGAGTGCTTGTCGGGGGCGTCCCCATCGCCGAGGTAGCGCCGGAACACGCGCAGCGGGCCCTCCTCGTCGAGCCGCACCGGACGGACCTGTTCACCGGCACGATTGGGAGCAACGTCAGAGCGGGGCGTCCGGACGCACTCGACGAGCAGGTGGAAGTCGCACTTGACGCCTCTGCGGCGCGCGATGTGGTGACGATGCATGAGGAGGGCCTCGACCATCCCGTGACCGACCGGGGTGAGAGTCTGTCCGGTGGGCAGCGTCAGCGCGTCGCACTCGCGCGGGCGCTTGTCGCTGCACCGTCAGTCCTCGTTCTGCACGACCCGACCACTGCGGTGGACGCGGTGACTGAGCAAACAATCGCGCAGGGCATCGCTGAACTGCGCCACCGTAGCGGCCCGCGCATCCAGTCGACGATCATCGTGACGAGCAGCCCGGCGTTGCTCTCATTCTGCGATCACGTCGTCGTCCTTGAGAACGGGCAGGTTGCGAGGGTGTCTACGCACGAGCATCTCGCCGCGACGGATGAAAGCTACCGGCGGGTGGTGCTGCGATGA
- a CDS encoding ABC transporter ATP-binding protein codes for MTAGTDTRPRAPRPALPVATSRQCGVWLRSVLRRDPWRAAFATLFAVVAAAAIIVPVYVLGRLVDDVLAGAPTSRIVMVIVQIGIAAIAAGLLSGAATYLMCHVGETVLANLRERALEHALLLPVRTVERAGKGDLLSRVNDDVAAIARVVGNAVPASFSSLTLAGLSFVAIFSIDYRLGLGALVSVPLGLAVLLWYLPRSGPMFTAERVALSARSQALVSGMQGLPTVHAYGLEKDQISYISDASSEARDQMTTSFRELTRFVARGKLVQYIGLAAVLGVSFLLVRDGQQISVGEATIAALLFHRLFLPMQGLLFSFNDIQAAGESLRRLVGLINSEMVRESGTSALPEDSRLELRNLEFSYDGVKPVLHGVTITLEPGERVALVGSTGAGKTTVAAIAAGSITPNSGTARIGGVNLGDLGVYDLRRHVVIISQEVHVFSGPLFEDLRLANRFADHDALYAALRQVGALGWVEALPEGIATMVGEGGYQLSAAQAQQIALARLVLADAPVAILDEATAEAGSAGARELEHYAYEVMKGRTALIVAHRLTQAARADRVVVLEEGRVVEEGPHKELLQRGGRYAELWEAWEGRSPA; via the coding sequence ATGACGGCGGGGACCGATACGCGCCCACGCGCCCCTCGCCCGGCGCTCCCTGTGGCAACGTCGCGGCAGTGCGGCGTATGGCTGCGGTCTGTGCTCCGCCGAGACCCGTGGCGGGCGGCATTCGCGACGCTTTTCGCGGTCGTCGCCGCGGCAGCGATCATCGTGCCTGTGTACGTACTCGGACGACTTGTTGACGACGTACTCGCAGGGGCGCCGACGTCCCGCATCGTGATGGTCATAGTGCAAATCGGTATCGCCGCCATCGCCGCGGGCTTGCTATCGGGTGCCGCGACCTACCTGATGTGCCACGTCGGTGAAACCGTCCTGGCAAATCTGCGGGAACGCGCGCTCGAGCATGCGCTGCTGCTGCCTGTGCGCACCGTCGAGCGGGCCGGTAAAGGTGACCTGCTGTCGCGCGTTAACGATGACGTTGCTGCAATCGCTCGCGTGGTGGGTAATGCCGTCCCAGCGAGCTTTTCGTCGCTCACACTGGCCGGGCTCAGCTTCGTCGCCATCTTCTCGATCGACTATCGTCTGGGGCTCGGTGCGCTGGTCTCGGTGCCGCTGGGCTTGGCAGTGCTCCTCTGGTACCTTCCGCGGTCGGGGCCGATGTTCACGGCCGAGCGCGTCGCGCTGTCGGCGCGGTCGCAAGCGCTGGTCTCCGGAATGCAGGGTCTGCCCACAGTCCACGCCTACGGGCTCGAAAAGGACCAGATCAGCTACATCAGCGATGCGTCGAGCGAGGCGCGTGACCAGATGACGACGAGTTTCCGCGAATTGACTAGGTTCGTCGCCCGCGGAAAGCTCGTTCAGTACATCGGACTCGCGGCAGTGCTGGGGGTCAGCTTCCTGCTCGTCCGGGATGGACAGCAGATCTCCGTCGGTGAAGCAACGATCGCTGCGCTGCTTTTCCACCGGCTATTCCTGCCAATGCAAGGCTTATTGTTCTCTTTCAACGACATTCAGGCTGCGGGCGAAAGCCTGCGGCGGCTAGTCGGGCTGATCAACAGCGAAATGGTGCGCGAATCCGGAACCTCCGCGCTCCCCGAGGATTCACGCCTCGAACTCCGGAACCTCGAGTTCAGTTATGACGGTGTCAAGCCGGTGCTCCACGGCGTGACGATCACTCTCGAGCCCGGGGAGCGGGTTGCCCTCGTTGGCTCAACGGGGGCGGGCAAGACAACCGTAGCGGCGATTGCCGCGGGCTCGATCACGCCAAACTCGGGAACGGCCCGGATCGGTGGCGTAAACCTCGGGGACCTCGGCGTGTACGACCTGCGTAGGCACGTCGTCATCATCAGTCAGGAAGTGCACGTGTTCTCCGGCCCCCTGTTTGAAGACCTGAGACTCGCGAACCGGTTCGCCGACCACGACGCGTTGTATGCCGCGTTGCGTCAAGTAGGAGCGCTCGGCTGGGTAGAAGCCCTGCCTGAAGGTATCGCGACAATGGTCGGTGAAGGCGGCTACCAGTTGTCGGCTGCGCAGGCACAGCAAATTGCGCTCGCCCGGCTTGTGCTCGCAGACGCGCCGGTCGCGATTCTGGACGAAGCGACCGCAGAAGCGGGGAGTGCCGGCGCGCGTGAGCTCGAACACTATGCGTACGAAGTGATGAAGGGGCGGACCGCGCTGATCGTCGCGCACCGTCTCACGCAGGCTGCCCGGGCAGATCGCGTAGTGGTGCTTGAAGAGGGCCGGGTCGTCGAGGAAGGCCCGCACAAGGAACTGCTGCAGCGGGGTGGACGGTACGCCGAACTGTGGGAAGCATGGGAGGGCCGAAGCCCCGCATAG
- a CDS encoding MbtH family protein, whose amino-acid sequence MSTNPFDDENGRFYVLINDEEQHSLWPAFADVPAGWRVVFGEESRAACLEYVEKNWTDLRPKSLRDAMAADADDDDE is encoded by the coding sequence ATGAGCACCAACCCCTTCGATGACGAGAACGGCCGCTTCTACGTGCTGATCAATGACGAAGAGCAGCACTCACTGTGGCCTGCTTTCGCAGACGTACCAGCAGGGTGGCGCGTCGTCTTCGGCGAAGAGAGCCGTGCCGCGTGCCTCGAGTACGTCGAGAAGAACTGGACCGACTTGCGTCCCAAGAGCTTGCGTGACGCGATGGCCGCGGACGCTGACGACGACGACGAGTAA
- a CDS encoding nuclear transport factor 2 family protein: MSTSEIATVLAWHEALNTREIATLIQLSSEDIEIAAPDHASQGIAALCDWAESVDTGFVPGRMYYRGGVVVVEEELHHSASERDLDVQASAFRVVDDQVVSMFRHASLDEAFEATGLRAADRVDDK; this comes from the coding sequence ATGAGCACGTCTGAGATCGCCACGGTACTGGCTTGGCATGAGGCGCTGAATACCCGGGAAATTGCCACTCTCATCCAGCTTTCGAGTGAGGACATCGAAATCGCTGCGCCCGACCACGCGAGTCAGGGCATCGCCGCGCTGTGCGACTGGGCCGAGTCCGTGGACACTGGCTTCGTCCCAGGGCGGATGTACTACCGCGGCGGCGTAGTCGTAGTCGAGGAGGAGTTGCACCATTCAGCGTCTGAACGCGATCTTGACGTTCAGGCGTCAGCCTTCCGCGTGGTCGACGATCAGGTTGTTTCGATGTTTCGCCATGCATCACTGGACGAGGCTTTCGAGGCCACCGGGCTACGAGCCGCGGATCGAGTCGACGACAAGTAG
- a CDS encoding YwaF family protein, translated as MLIAQDEFSAYGVSHWAVVAVFAVGAFAFVKIGRSHKDTAAAVRFSRVLGIIAIVLYAGIFIYSMIPPSVGRSVPLQLSDLAAVTAAYALWSRKPWAFALTYYWCLVLSTQALVSPALQSPDFPHHEFIAFWAMHLLVVWAAIYLTWGLRTRPTWRSYRITVAVTLAWAAFTFTFNRIADTNYGFLNAKPQTASLLDYMGPWPWYLIAATALVFATWALMTWPWKKFGAHYSESPPRLPSETAGE; from the coding sequence ATGCTGATTGCGCAAGATGAATTCTCCGCGTACGGCGTATCGCACTGGGCTGTCGTCGCTGTATTCGCGGTAGGTGCGTTTGCTTTCGTCAAAATCGGCCGTTCCCATAAAGACACTGCCGCAGCAGTGCGGTTCAGCAGGGTGTTGGGGATCATTGCAATTGTTCTGTACGCGGGGATTTTCATCTACTCGATGATTCCACCCAGCGTGGGACGCTCGGTGCCGTTGCAATTATCTGACCTCGCGGCTGTCACCGCGGCGTACGCACTGTGGTCACGGAAGCCGTGGGCCTTTGCCCTGACCTACTACTGGTGCCTTGTTCTCAGCACGCAAGCTTTGGTGTCACCGGCGTTGCAGTCGCCAGATTTCCCGCACCATGAGTTCATCGCTTTCTGGGCAATGCACCTTTTGGTTGTCTGGGCAGCGATTTACCTTACGTGGGGGCTGCGGACTCGACCGACGTGGAGGAGCTATCGGATCACGGTGGCAGTGACTCTCGCGTGGGCGGCATTCACCTTTACGTTCAACCGCATCGCCGACACGAATTACGGTTTCCTGAACGCTAAACCGCAAACCGCTTCGCTGCTCGACTACATGGGCCCGTGGCCGTGGTATTTAATCGCCGCGACTGCGCTCGTATTCGCAACCTGGGCACTGATGACGTGGCCGTGGAAGAAATTCGGAGCGCACTATAGCGAGTCGCCGCCGCGGTTGCCGTCGGAGACAGCGGGGGAGTAG
- a CDS encoding tetratricopeptide repeat protein, with amino-acid sequence MSVEPSGPAGNTENAAPDRAAPEVTPQAASQDPVTQRREARERGDRNAIVVASRALWQRLMRSSDSGDDGATSVLIADLRAERTVGGAEGDVSYQALCDSTLGLVHTRRGNFEAGEDAYRSAVRGYRSLENDAEIAGVRYHLGCLYAQSGRTADARRQFQAALSTFREKKMGAWFAQANLRLAETLAPGDAQHIRHLKDALGVFVGAKRDREAADCATKLADSYAHAGNKKVAEQLYHEASNLYEKVAAPAAHADVLVRTAFFLSHHQRDREAEFYFSLALDAGLSAGAIPLVALCDAGTALAWDRISLMSYSRDSILTHSVALMLPSLLYFDAVSPALDTPGENPEASWHGILSDLLSWCAAALPRNEHTEPLHNEIAKFAADRGYMTSPAEPPRRRLRRYRIATPDVMPRLAELHRLLRTSTVPAAQNWPAESASEDLRQYARVARCRYSPAVSDGNRGGDSL; translated from the coding sequence ATGAGCGTCGAGCCGTCCGGCCCGGCTGGAAACACCGAGAACGCCGCACCTGACCGGGCCGCTCCAGAAGTCACGCCGCAAGCGGCGTCGCAAGACCCTGTGACGCAACGCCGTGAAGCACGCGAGCGCGGCGACCGAAATGCGATAGTCGTAGCATCACGAGCACTGTGGCAACGGCTGATGCGCAGCAGTGACAGCGGTGACGATGGCGCCACCAGCGTTCTGATCGCTGACCTACGCGCCGAGCGCACCGTTGGCGGCGCCGAAGGTGACGTAAGCTACCAGGCCCTGTGCGATTCCACCCTCGGACTCGTCCACACGAGGCGCGGAAATTTTGAAGCGGGCGAAGACGCCTACCGAAGTGCGGTGCGCGGCTACCGCTCGCTGGAGAACGACGCCGAGATCGCCGGCGTGCGCTACCACCTCGGTTGCCTGTACGCGCAGTCTGGACGGACCGCAGATGCGCGCCGGCAGTTCCAGGCGGCGCTGTCCACCTTCCGCGAGAAGAAGATGGGCGCCTGGTTCGCCCAGGCAAACCTCCGCCTCGCAGAGACATTGGCACCCGGCGATGCACAGCACATCCGCCATCTCAAGGACGCTCTTGGTGTTTTCGTCGGCGCTAAGCGCGATCGCGAAGCGGCAGACTGCGCAACGAAGCTTGCGGACTCATACGCTCACGCGGGCAACAAGAAGGTCGCTGAACAGCTTTACCACGAAGCAAGCAACCTCTACGAGAAAGTAGCCGCCCCCGCAGCGCATGCCGATGTTCTGGTCCGAACCGCGTTCTTCCTGTCGCACCACCAGCGTGATAGGGAAGCAGAGTTCTACTTTTCGCTCGCTCTCGACGCCGGTCTCAGCGCCGGTGCGATACCACTCGTGGCGCTATGCGACGCTGGCACAGCTCTCGCTTGGGACCGGATATCGCTGATGAGCTACTCTCGCGACAGCATCCTCACTCACAGCGTCGCGCTGATGCTCCCGTCACTGCTCTACTTCGACGCCGTGTCGCCCGCACTTGATACTCCCGGTGAGAATCCCGAAGCAAGCTGGCACGGCATTCTTTCCGACTTGCTGTCGTGGTGTGCGGCTGCCTTACCGCGAAATGAACATACGGAACCGCTGCACAATGAGATCGCTAAGTTCGCAGCGGACCGCGGGTATATGACAAGCCCGGCCGAGCCGCCGCGGCGCAGGCTCAGGAGGTATCGCATCGCGACTCCCGATGTCATGCCCCGTTTGGCCGAACTGCACCGCCTCCTACGCACGTCGACAGTTCCAGCTGCGCAGAACTGGCCGGCCGAGTCCGCGAGTGAAGACCTGCGGCAATACGCCCGTGTCGCGCGGTGTCGCTACTCCCCCGCTGTCTCCGACGGCAACCGCGGCGGCGACTCGCTATAG
- a CDS encoding dienelactone hydrolase family protein: MTDIQFAAPAGPMQGHLFLPSQADGATPYPGVVVVHDAIGMTDDTLESCQRIADKGYVVLAPDLYSRGGKARCVPLVMKDLLLHRGRTVDDLLAAREHLVERADCTGAVGIIGFCMGGGFAILMAPKGFDASAPFYGVLPRHLTEALEGSCPMVASFGGRDPLLIGGEKKLVRALEKNGVEHDVKTYPKVGHSFANKIDLGPATPLLRVTGFAYNDAATEDAWHRVFAFFGEHLKV, from the coding sequence ATGACCGACATTCAGTTCGCCGCGCCGGCAGGCCCGATGCAAGGGCATCTTTTCCTTCCTTCGCAGGCGGACGGTGCCACCCCGTATCCCGGCGTCGTTGTGGTACACGACGCAATTGGGATGACTGATGACACGCTAGAGAGTTGCCAGCGGATAGCGGACAAAGGATATGTAGTCCTCGCGCCTGACCTGTATTCACGGGGCGGGAAGGCCAGGTGTGTGCCTCTTGTGATGAAGGACCTTCTGCTGCACCGGGGCCGCACTGTCGACGATCTGCTCGCCGCGCGGGAGCACCTCGTGGAGCGCGCCGACTGTACGGGGGCTGTGGGTATCATCGGGTTCTGTATGGGTGGTGGGTTCGCGATCCTTATGGCACCCAAGGGCTTTGATGCAAGCGCACCCTTCTATGGCGTGTTGCCGCGGCACCTCACCGAAGCGCTCGAAGGTTCGTGTCCCATGGTTGCCAGCTTCGGCGGCCGTGATCCGCTCCTTATCGGTGGTGAAAAGAAGCTTGTGCGCGCGCTGGAAAAGAACGGTGTCGAGCATGACGTTAAGACGTACCCGAAAGTGGGGCATAGCTTCGCCAATAAGATTGATCTTGGTCCCGCAACGCCGCTGCTCAGGGTGACGGGGTTCGCCTACAACGACGCTGCGACCGAAGATGCGTGGCACCGCGTGTTCGCCTTCTTCGGCGAGCACCTGAAGGTGTGA
- a CDS encoding HIT family protein — MASIFSKIIAGEIPGRFVWEDEDVVAFLTIAPVAPGHTLVVPRKEVDQWQEVDPALFTKCTDVAQKIGQAVRQGWDAPRAGLLIAGIEVPHLHLHVFPAWSIEGFDLSMAKPGDADELDAAADRLRATLRELGFGERVPD, encoded by the coding sequence ATGGCTTCCATCTTCAGCAAGATCATCGCCGGGGAGATCCCCGGTCGTTTCGTCTGGGAGGACGAGGACGTCGTCGCTTTCCTCACGATTGCTCCGGTTGCGCCCGGGCACACACTCGTGGTGCCCCGCAAGGAGGTGGACCAGTGGCAGGAGGTCGACCCGGCCCTTTTCACCAAGTGCACCGACGTCGCCCAAAAGATCGGCCAGGCGGTTCGACAGGGCTGGGACGCACCGCGTGCTGGTCTGCTGATTGCGGGCATCGAGGTACCCCATCTGCACCTGCACGTGTTTCCGGCATGGTCGATCGAGGGTTTCGATCTGTCGATGGCGAAACCAGGGGATGCTGACGAACTTGACGCCGCCGCGGACAGACTACGGGCCACGCTTCGCGAACTCGGCTTTGGCGAACGGGTGCCAGACTAG
- the purD gene encoding phosphoribosylamine--glycine ligase — protein sequence MRVLVIGSGAREHALLLALSRDPAVTALMCAPGNAGTAAVAEQHDVDAASTEAVVALVRELEPDLVVIGPEVPLVLGVADAVRKVGVPCFGPSAAAAQIEGSKAFAKDVMAAAGVRTAHAEIVDTPANLDAALDRFGPTWVVKDDRLAGGKGVVVSADRLVARDHAAELLEKGHPVLLESFLDGPEVSLFCLVDGEDVVPLLPAQDHKRVGDDDTGPNTGGMGAYTPLPWLPDGMVSQIVDEVVKPVAREMVERGCPFSGLLYAGLAIGKEGPAVVEFNCRFGDPETQCVLEMLETPLAGHLLATATGTLAEAGPLTWKDGSAVTVVIAAENYPGPPRTGDVIAGSDAPGVLHAGTARRDDGELVSAGGRVLSVVGYGADLATAREDAYSKVNQIHLPGSHHRTDIGLGAAEGRISIPS from the coding sequence GTGCGAGTTCTCGTTATCGGATCTGGTGCCCGTGAACATGCCCTGTTGCTTGCTTTGAGCCGCGACCCGGCAGTGACCGCGCTGATGTGCGCGCCCGGTAACGCGGGTACCGCTGCCGTAGCCGAGCAGCATGACGTCGACGCCGCCTCGACTGAAGCGGTTGTCGCCCTGGTCCGGGAACTCGAACCCGACCTGGTCGTGATTGGTCCCGAGGTTCCCCTCGTGCTCGGGGTCGCCGATGCTGTCCGGAAAGTCGGCGTGCCGTGTTTCGGGCCGTCTGCCGCTGCCGCGCAGATCGAGGGTTCTAAAGCATTCGCGAAAGACGTCATGGCTGCGGCGGGTGTGCGCACCGCGCATGCCGAGATCGTGGACACTCCGGCGAATCTCGATGCGGCACTGGATCGGTTCGGCCCGACGTGGGTCGTCAAGGACGATCGCCTTGCTGGCGGCAAGGGTGTCGTCGTCAGCGCGGACCGGCTAGTGGCACGGGATCACGCAGCTGAGCTGCTGGAGAAAGGTCATCCAGTACTACTGGAATCCTTCCTTGACGGCCCAGAGGTGTCGCTCTTCTGCTTGGTGGACGGCGAGGATGTCGTTCCCTTGCTGCCTGCGCAGGATCACAAACGCGTCGGTGACGACGACACAGGGCCCAACACAGGCGGAATGGGCGCGTACACGCCGCTGCCGTGGCTGCCCGACGGAATGGTAAGCCAGATCGTCGACGAGGTCGTCAAGCCGGTCGCGCGGGAAATGGTCGAGCGAGGCTGTCCGTTCAGCGGGTTGCTCTATGCCGGTCTCGCGATCGGCAAGGAAGGGCCCGCGGTGGTCGAGTTCAATTGTCGCTTCGGGGACCCGGAAACTCAGTGTGTCCTCGAAATGCTCGAGACTCCGCTCGCGGGCCATCTGCTCGCCACCGCCACCGGGACGCTCGCCGAGGCGGGTCCGCTGACGTGGAAGGACGGCAGTGCCGTCACGGTTGTGATCGCTGCCGAGAACTACCCTGGACCACCCCGGACGGGTGATGTCATCGCTGGGTCTGACGCTCCGGGCGTTCTGCACGCCGGAACGGCCCGGCGCGACGATGGGGAGCTCGTGTCGGCCGGGGGGCGGGTGCTCAGTGTCGTCGGTTACGGAGCTGATCTTGCGACTGCCCGCGAAGACGCCTACTCGAAGGTGAACCAGATTCATCTACCGGGGAGCCACCACCGCACCGACATCGGCCTGGGTGCGGCCGAGGGCCGTATCTCGATCCCGTCCTGA
- a CDS encoding pyridoxal phosphate-dependent aminotransferase codes for MDVWKAAADRQRIHGDVLALAAGQPSTPAPQPVVAAAQKAIVEQVLGYTESTGILPLKETIADYYGRREGVDVDPSEVVITTGSSGAFTILFLAAFDVGDTVVMARPGYPAYRNVLQALGCRVHELACGPDERFQPTLAMLEELPVPPAGLIIASPANPTGTIIDPAEFAAIARWCAEHGVLLISDEIYHGISFGDLSQLCAWQASREAAVVGSVSKYFSMTGWRLGWMLVPSRYRDAVNRLASNLTVCPPAVSQYAAMAAFCDESLTELDGHVQRYRRNRDILLEGLGEQAISKFAPADGAFYLYADVSHLTSDSTAWCARVLAETGVAMAPGIDFDTSNGNRTIRLCFAGATATMHEALERLAPMLRDF; via the coding sequence ATGGACGTGTGGAAGGCCGCGGCTGATCGACAGCGCATCCACGGTGATGTCCTGGCTCTTGCTGCGGGACAGCCGTCGACTCCGGCGCCACAACCTGTCGTTGCGGCTGCGCAGAAAGCGATAGTTGAGCAGGTACTCGGCTACACCGAGTCGACGGGGATTCTTCCACTGAAGGAAACGATCGCTGACTATTACGGACGCCGTGAAGGCGTCGACGTCGACCCGTCCGAAGTCGTCATCACGACCGGGTCGTCCGGAGCCTTCACGATCTTGTTCCTTGCTGCATTCGATGTAGGGGACACGGTCGTCATGGCGCGGCCGGGTTACCCGGCGTACCGGAATGTTCTTCAAGCGCTTGGCTGCCGAGTTCACGAGCTTGCTTGCGGTCCCGACGAGCGTTTCCAGCCAACCCTCGCGATGCTCGAGGAACTGCCTGTACCTCCAGCAGGACTAATTATCGCCAGCCCAGCGAACCCAACTGGGACGATTATTGATCCAGCGGAATTCGCGGCGATCGCCCGGTGGTGCGCCGAGCACGGAGTTCTGCTGATTTCGGACGAGATTTACCACGGCATCAGTTTCGGTGACCTCTCGCAATTGTGCGCCTGGCAAGCGTCGCGGGAAGCCGCCGTTGTCGGCTCGGTCTCCAAATACTTTTCGATGACGGGCTGGCGACTGGGGTGGATGCTCGTCCCCTCGCGCTATCGCGATGCGGTAAATCGGCTCGCGTCCAACCTGACGGTGTGTCCGCCCGCAGTTTCGCAGTACGCGGCGATGGCTGCTTTTTGCGACGAGTCGCTCACCGAACTGGACGGGCACGTGCAGCGATACCGGCGCAACCGTGACATTCTGCTCGAGGGGCTCGGAGAGCAGGCAATTTCGAAGTTCGCGCCTGCTGATGGAGCCTTCTATCTCTACGCGGACGTTTCGCATTTGACCTCAGACTCGACCGCTTGGTGCGCGCGGGTGCTCGCGGAAACTGGCGTTGCAATGGCGCCAGGCATTGATTTCGATACCTCGAATGGGAACCGGACAATTCGACTTTGTTTTGCGGGGGCGACGGCAACAATGCATGAGGCGCTCGAAAGGTTGGCGCCAATGCTCCGGGACTTTTAG
- a CDS encoding TetR/AcrR family transcriptional regulator: MTSTRKGERRRQALIAAAAELMREGGLEAVRHRGVAQRAGLPLASTTYYFSSLDDLVVSAAEFEAADAMNRVDELVAGVPKRARSIHTLVDLLVDVLVGRGVGSDALASRYEQNLAIARHPELREIQVRMRAHTIAAISEILARSGRPVRESRARALEAMVAGAVLSAVLDEPPDLAGTVRSLLCDVIDQLAPPG, translated from the coding sequence GTGACATCCACGCGTAAAGGAGAGCGCCGCCGGCAAGCGCTAATAGCAGCGGCAGCGGAACTCATGCGCGAGGGTGGGTTGGAGGCGGTGCGGCACCGGGGTGTTGCGCAGCGTGCCGGTCTGCCGCTGGCATCGACGACCTATTATTTCTCCTCCCTCGATGACCTGGTTGTGAGCGCGGCCGAGTTTGAGGCGGCTGACGCGATGAATCGCGTCGACGAGCTGGTCGCCGGTGTGCCGAAGCGGGCCCGATCGATACACACATTGGTAGATTTGCTCGTTGACGTTTTGGTTGGCCGCGGAGTTGGCTCAGACGCGCTGGCATCGCGGTACGAGCAGAACCTTGCGATTGCGCGGCATCCTGAGCTTCGCGAGATTCAGGTCCGGATGCGCGCCCACACGATCGCGGCGATCAGCGAGATTCTCGCCAGAAGCGGACGGCCTGTGCGCGAATCTCGCGCGCGAGCCCTGGAAGCGATGGTGGCGGGTGCCGTCCTGAGCGCGGTTCTCGATGAGCCGCCCGACCTCGCTGGCACGGTACGGTCGCTGCTGTGCGACGTGATCGATCAGCTGGCGCCGCCGGGCTGA